AAAGAACATTTTAAGCAAAAGCATGGCGGGAAAATCTTCTGTGAAATTTGTGGTTTTGACTTTCATAAAATATACGGTGAATTAGGAAAAGATTTTATTGAGGGACATCATACAATCCCTGTATCTCAATTAAAAGAAGGAGAAAAGACTAGAATTGAGGATATTATCATGGTTTGCTCTAATTGTCACAGAATGTTACACAGGACAAAATTCGTTTTAACTAAAGAAGATCTTTACTCAATAATACAGAAATAAGAGCCCTAAACTCCTGGGCTCTTATTTCAAAAACCTAATTATTCTTCAACAAAATCTATTATTTCTCTTATGTCTTTAATTTCTAAAGCTTTAGCAATGTGTTCTATATGCTGTATATTTATTACAGTTCTAGCTCCTCTTACAATATCACTTATTGTTGCCTCTCTCATGTGTGTCATTTCAGCAAGCTGTTTTTGTGTAAGATTCTTTTCATTTAATATTTCTTTGAGTTTTATCTTAAGTTTTAACATTTTTATTCACCTCATATAAATATAAAAATGTGTAGCAATGAAGTAGAAAATTGCTACACTTTTTTATTTTATTTTACATAACGTTCAACTGTCATATACATCATATCCCAGGCGTTTGTATCTTTCCCTACGGCATTAGGATTGTTACCAATGGACTCTGTAAATTTCATAATTTTACTTGCCAATTGCACTCTTATCTCTTCATATACATCAAAAGGATCTTTAACCCATCGATACATATTAGTTTTTTCATCTAAAGTTACTAAAGCTCTAAAAGCACTTAAAATAGGATACACTAAACCATCCGGTACTTTATATTCTAAAGGCTCGTCCCCAAACTTCAACTTGGCTACTACATTCCCCTCTTTATAGCCAGAAAATTTCTTCGCCCCATATTTTCCACCTGTTGCATTATATGCAACAGGAAAATCCATTTCAATCTTGCTATATAAATCAAACATGTCTGGAGCAATATTATGCATTTTTTCAAACTCAGATTGGTCCTTTAAATACTCTGAGAGTACTTTTGCTTTACTAGAATACGAAGCAGTTGGATGAGTATCTGGTCCATAACTGTCTATATTAAACATAGTCATAATTGCTACAATCTCACGTGCATCTATTACCTTTACTCCTCTTCGATCTGAATGCTGATTTTGTTTAAATGCCACCCTATTATAGAAAGGCATACCTCCAATAGAATCTTTGATAGGTGCAAATTTCCCTTCTAACTCAGCTATAGATTTTTCATCTACTTGTGTAGATGTATTTCTAGCAGCTGCTAATGGTTCAATTATATCTTCTACACCTACCATGATTTCAAATTGAACATATTGTTGAAGCCCTTTTCCTTGATGCTTCAAAATTACTTTATAAGTATGTCCACCATCAATGTTTCCATGCTCATAGAAATCATCAAAAAGTAATGTCATTTTCTTTGTTTGAGTATTATATTCTACTTTTTTAGCAGAAATTACAATCCCACGATTTTTCAAATGAAACTCACCATCATCAGATAGTAATGAATCTTCAATTTGCTTTGGGACACTTTTAGTTAATTTTTGCTCTCGTGGATTTGTTGCCATTGGAATATCCTTCGGTACATCATTTACATTTACATAGCAAATATACTTCTTTTTTGTACTTCTCCCTAATGGATCTTCCATCTTTTTAAACTGAATAGCTGTTACTTCCATTTTTGATTTCATTTATTTTCCTCCTCAATTTATGAGCTTAACCATCTACGAATGAGATTGGTAAGTCTTGCTTCTGTTACTATATTACGAAATAACGCAATTACCGTCAAGCGTAATTTCGTAATTTAATAATTAAAAATCTACTAAAACAAAAAAAAGCCTCATCCACAATTGCAGAAGAGGCTCTCATTTACCTGTCTTGCTATTTTCTTTTCAGCACGTTCTATCATAGATTGTACCGTACTACATGTAATGTCTAGGTATCTAGCAATCTCTCTGTATGTTAAACAATATCCTCGAGACATGAGGTATACTTCTTTCTCCCGCTCTGTTAGCAATGACAACGCATCCTCTA
This genomic window from Bacillus anthracis str. Vollum contains:
- a CDS encoding helix-turn-helix domain-containing protein, coding for MLKLKIKLKEILNEKNLTQKQLAEMTHMREATISDIVRGARTVINIQHIEHIAKALEIKDIREIIDFVEE
- a CDS encoding AIPR family protein, with product MKSKMEVTAIQFKKMEDPLGRSTKKKYICYVNVNDVPKDIPMATNPREQKLTKSVPKQIEDSLLSDDGEFHLKNRGIVISAKKVEYNTQTKKMTLLFDDFYEHGNIDGGHTYKVILKHQGKGLQQYVQFEIMVGVEDIIEPLAAARNTSTQVDEKSIAELEGKFAPIKDSIGGMPFYNRVAFKQNQHSDRRGVKVIDAREIVAIMTMFNIDSYGPDTHPTASYSSKAKVLSEYLKDQSEFEKMHNIAPDMFDLYSKIEMDFPVAYNATGGKYGAKKFSGYKEGNVVAKLKFGDEPLEYKVPDGLVYPILSAFRALVTLDEKTNMYRWVKDPFDVYEEIRVQLASKIMKFTESIGNNPNAVGKDTNAWDMMYMTVERYVK